One genomic region from Hyalangium minutum encodes:
- the pilM gene encoding type IV pilus assembly protein PilM: protein MAKGKLALGLDIGSTSVKMILLKEQRKRGEVGYALQSFGMKPLPPEAIVDGALMNSTAIVQAVQELMNELKIKSKEVAIGVSGHSVIIKKIQMPRMSQEELEESIQWEAEQYIPFDVKDVNIDTQILDAGANDATGQMDVLLVAAKKDMINDYTTVVSEAGLAPVVVDVDAFAVQNMFSANYDLPEKETVVLINAGASVVNINIISNGITVFTRDVTIGGNQFTEEIQKQLNVSYEQAEVMKIGGNSQDADAVVPQDVERVLTSVAEQVAGEIQRSLDFYAGTAADANFSKVYLSGGTAKIPALFKTIETRVGVPVEILNPFRKIEVDNRKFDPAFIMDVAPMAAVAVGLALRRPGDKLN, encoded by the coding sequence ATGGCGAAGGGCAAACTGGCACTCGGTCTGGATATCGGATCGACCTCTGTGAAGATGATCCTCCTCAAGGAGCAGCGCAAGCGTGGCGAGGTCGGCTACGCGCTGCAGAGCTTCGGAATGAAGCCGCTGCCTCCTGAGGCCATCGTCGACGGCGCGCTGATGAACTCCACCGCGATCGTCCAGGCGGTGCAGGAGCTGATGAACGAGCTGAAGATCAAGAGCAAGGAGGTCGCCATCGGCGTCTCCGGTCACTCGGTCATCATCAAGAAGATCCAGATGCCTCGCATGAGCCAGGAAGAGCTCGAGGAGAGCATCCAGTGGGAGGCGGAGCAGTACATCCCCTTCGACGTGAAGGACGTGAACATCGACACGCAGATCCTCGACGCGGGCGCCAATGACGCCACCGGGCAGATGGATGTGCTGTTGGTGGCCGCCAAGAAGGACATGATCAACGACTACACCACCGTGGTCTCCGAGGCGGGGCTCGCGCCGGTGGTGGTGGACGTGGACGCGTTCGCCGTCCAGAACATGTTCTCCGCCAACTACGACTTGCCGGAGAAGGAGACCGTGGTGCTCATCAACGCGGGCGCCTCGGTGGTGAACATCAACATCATCTCCAACGGCATCACCGTCTTCACGCGCGACGTGACGATCGGCGGCAACCAGTTCACCGAGGAGATCCAGAAGCAGCTCAACGTCTCCTACGAGCAGGCCGAGGTGATGAAGATCGGCGGCAACAGCCAGGACGCCGACGCCGTGGTGCCTCAGGATGTGGAGCGGGTGCTCACCAGCGTGGCCGAGCAGGTGGCCGGTGAAATCCAGCGCTCGCTGGACTTCTACGCGGGCACCGCCGCGGACGCCAACTTCAGCAAGGTTTACCTCTCCGGTGGTACCGCGAAGATCCCCGCGCTGTTCAAGACCATTGAGACGCGCGTGGGCGTGCCGGTGGAGATCCTCAATCCCTTCCGGAAGATCGAAGTGGACAACCGCAAGTTCGACCCGGCCTTCATCATGGACGTGGCGCCCATGGCGGCGGTGGCGGTGGGACTCGCGCTCCGCCGGCCCGGTGACAAGCTGAACTAA
- a CDS encoding prepilin peptidase, which translates to MDELEWPPYFETLLTVWLFVLGLCVGSFLNVVIARVPQGESIVRPRSRCPKCGHSLAWYENIPLLSWLALRGRCKGCKAPISIRYPLVELLVGLLFLACVRRFGFSWELLSGLVLVSLLVPLTFIDLDHWILPFSLTIPGIVAGVVLAIPRGMYSLQGAVLGAGVGFVTFRLMEYIGWKIFNKEALGGGDKFLVALLGAFLSWKALLGILFLSSLQGAVVGMLMIALTGRAGPRVEVASEPESEGSPGEQAPGAEGSSEGQAPEPELTMTWEFTKPGIPLWKRLLLVPWCLLFQPIPDEPMDEEGDEIDWVPGTTNIPFGPWLALAGLEIMLLGPWLAQVLPGPFALLVGAAR; encoded by the coding sequence ATGGACGAATTGGAGTGGCCGCCGTACTTCGAAACGCTGCTGACCGTCTGGCTCTTCGTCCTGGGCCTGTGCGTCGGTAGTTTCTTGAATGTCGTCATTGCCCGCGTTCCGCAGGGGGAAAGCATCGTTCGCCCGCGCTCCCGGTGCCCCAAGTGTGGGCACTCGCTTGCCTGGTACGAGAACATTCCTCTGCTCTCGTGGCTGGCGTTGAGGGGCCGCTGCAAGGGCTGCAAGGCGCCCATCTCCATCCGCTACCCGTTGGTGGAGCTGCTCGTAGGGCTGCTGTTCCTGGCGTGCGTGCGGCGCTTCGGCTTCAGCTGGGAGCTGCTCTCAGGGCTGGTGCTCGTCTCCCTGTTGGTGCCGCTCACCTTTATTGATCTGGATCATTGGATCTTGCCCTTCTCCCTCACCATCCCCGGCATCGTCGCGGGGGTGGTGCTGGCCATACCCAGGGGGATGTACAGCCTCCAGGGGGCGGTGCTGGGCGCCGGGGTGGGCTTCGTGACGTTCCGCCTGATGGAGTACATCGGCTGGAAGATCTTCAATAAGGAGGCGCTGGGCGGCGGGGACAAGTTCCTGGTGGCGCTGCTGGGCGCGTTCCTCTCGTGGAAGGCGCTGCTGGGCATCCTCTTTCTGTCCTCGCTCCAGGGTGCAGTGGTGGGGATGCTGATGATTGCACTCACCGGCAGGGCAGGGCCGCGCGTAGAGGTGGCGTCCGAGCCAGAGTCGGAGGGCTCGCCCGGTGAGCAGGCGCCCGGCGCCGAGGGCTCGTCCGAGGGGCAGGCACCCGAGCCCGAGCTGACCATGACGTGGGAGTTCACGAAGCCGGGCATTCCGCTGTGGAAGCGGCTGCTGCTGGTGCCCTGGTGTCTGCTGTTCCAGCCCATCCCAGACGAGCCCATGGACGAAGAGGGCGACGAGATCGACTGGGTTCCCGGCACGACCAACATCCCCTTTGGACCCTGGCTGGCTTTGGCGGGGTTGGAGATCATGCTGCTCGGGCCGTGGTTGGCGCAGGTCCTGCCGGGCCCGTTCGCGCTGCTCGTGGGAGCCGCGCGGTGA
- a CDS encoding sigma-54-dependent transcriptional regulator, whose product MPTFRSILVADDEPSIRHVLTLVLTEHGYEVRAVADGEEAVRELSARSYDVLLCDVRMPKRDGLSVLRQAIAEHPGLTVLVMSAYGSQEQALEAVGAGAYDYVQKPFKPEEIVFVLRKAEERERLVRENRRLRTASAPPPERILGESEGLKAVLRQVDRLAPVNTTILITGESGTGKELIARALHERSPRVTQPFVAVNCGAIPAGLIESELFGHAKGAFTDARTAKRGLFSEADGGTLFLDEVGELPLPAQVKLLRVLQEGEIRPVGESRAERVDVRVIAATLRDLGKLVERGEFREDLYYRLNVVNLRMPPLRERREDIPLLARAFIQRFNRQLNREPPVERLSPEAEALMSSYGWPGNVRELENAMERAVLLTDGPHVLPSNLPERLWTAPPPPAGSAPVQHAGSDLSLKRAMRELEETYIRAALRRTKGNRTRAAEVLDISHRALLYKIKEYGIDPDAEAEKGS is encoded by the coding sequence ATGCCCACCTTCCGCTCCATCCTCGTCGCTGACGACGAACCTTCGATTCGCCACGTCCTCACCCTGGTGCTCACCGAGCATGGGTATGAGGTCCGCGCCGTCGCTGACGGCGAGGAGGCCGTGCGCGAGCTGTCTGCGCGCAGCTACGACGTGCTGCTGTGTGACGTGCGCATGCCCAAGCGCGACGGCCTCTCCGTGCTGCGCCAGGCCATCGCCGAGCACCCCGGCCTCACCGTGCTCGTCATGAGCGCCTATGGCTCCCAGGAGCAGGCGCTCGAGGCGGTAGGGGCGGGCGCGTACGACTACGTTCAGAAGCCCTTCAAGCCCGAGGAGATTGTCTTCGTCCTCCGCAAGGCCGAGGAGCGCGAGCGGCTGGTCCGAGAGAACCGGCGCCTGCGCACGGCTTCGGCGCCTCCTCCCGAGCGCATCCTCGGCGAGAGCGAGGGCCTCAAGGCCGTGCTGCGCCAGGTAGATCGGCTCGCGCCGGTGAACACCACCATCTTGATTACGGGTGAGAGCGGCACGGGCAAGGAGCTCATCGCTCGCGCCCTGCACGAGCGCTCGCCCCGGGTCACGCAACCTTTCGTCGCGGTCAACTGCGGCGCCATCCCTGCGGGCCTCATCGAGAGCGAGCTGTTTGGCCACGCCAAGGGTGCCTTCACCGACGCGCGCACCGCCAAGCGGGGCCTCTTCAGCGAGGCTGACGGCGGCACGCTCTTCCTGGACGAGGTGGGCGAGCTGCCGCTGCCCGCCCAGGTGAAGTTGCTGCGCGTGCTCCAGGAGGGCGAAATCCGCCCCGTGGGCGAGAGCCGCGCCGAGCGTGTGGACGTGCGCGTCATCGCCGCGACGCTGCGCGATCTGGGCAAGCTGGTGGAGCGCGGGGAGTTCCGAGAGGACCTCTACTACCGCCTCAACGTGGTGAACCTGCGGATGCCTCCGCTGCGTGAGCGCCGCGAGGACATTCCACTTTTGGCCCGGGCCTTCATTCAGCGCTTCAACCGGCAACTCAACCGCGAGCCGCCGGTGGAGCGCCTCAGCCCCGAGGCCGAGGCGCTCATGTCCTCCTATGGCTGGCCCGGTAACGTGCGAGAGCTGGAAAACGCCATGGAGCGCGCCGTGCTCCTGACGGACGGCCCCCACGTCCTGCCCTCGAACCTGCCCGAGCGGCTCTGGACGGCGCCCCCGCCGCCCGCTGGCTCGGCTCCCGTGCAACATGCCGGTAGCGACCTGTCCCTCAAGCGCGCCATGCGCGAGCTGGAGGAGACATACATCCGCGCAGCCCTGCGCCGGACCAAGGGCAACCGCACCCGCGCTGCCGAAGTTCTGGACATCAGCCATCGCGCGCTTCTGTACAAAATCAAAGAGTACGGAATCGATCCCGACGCAGAGGCCGAAAAGGGCAGCTAG
- a CDS encoding sensor histidine kinase, translating into MKWRIASVAFLLGTLSTVLVWLTLQPALIRLLDLARRLTVAGTPEAALVARVRGILPFVLGLDLLLLTVLVYLVLDFAVGRPLQSTEAAVEQLGRLELDLPPVAQGGPLVSRIQSALNRMADALRREQALTRSQLEELRQANARLARAQTELVAAERLVTVGKLAAGVAHEVGNPLAGILGYLSVARMRAPSPELKEYLDRIDHEVHRIDGIVRGLLDLGRPKPTALAPVDVSQVVETCVKLVRAGPELSQVKVDFALEPGLLARADAGSLSQIVINLLLNAAQAMGGQGGVRVSTRRESGEVRLEVEDTGPGIPSEVMPRIFEPFFTTKEGKGTGLGLAVSLHLAQSMGGRLTADNVPGGGARFSLRLSAM; encoded by the coding sequence ATGAAGTGGCGCATTGCCAGCGTGGCCTTTCTGTTGGGCACGCTCTCCACGGTGCTGGTGTGGCTGACCTTGCAGCCCGCACTCATTCGGTTGTTGGACCTGGCCCGCCGGCTCACGGTGGCCGGTACTCCCGAAGCGGCTTTGGTCGCGCGCGTGCGCGGCATCCTGCCCTTCGTGCTGGGGTTGGATCTGCTGCTGCTGACGGTGCTCGTCTACCTGGTCTTGGACTTCGCCGTGGGTCGGCCGCTGCAGTCCACTGAGGCCGCAGTGGAGCAGCTGGGGCGGCTGGAACTGGACCTACCGCCCGTGGCTCAGGGCGGGCCGCTGGTGTCTCGCATCCAGAGCGCGCTGAACCGGATGGCGGATGCGCTGCGCCGGGAGCAGGCCCTGACGCGCTCTCAGCTCGAGGAGCTCAGGCAGGCCAATGCGCGGCTGGCTCGGGCCCAGACGGAGCTCGTCGCCGCCGAGCGTCTGGTCACGGTGGGCAAGCTGGCCGCCGGTGTAGCCCACGAGGTGGGCAATCCGTTGGCGGGGATTCTCGGCTACTTGTCCGTGGCGCGCATGCGCGCTCCCTCGCCCGAACTGAAGGAGTACCTCGATCGCATTGATCACGAGGTGCACCGCATCGACGGCATCGTCCGAGGGCTGCTGGATCTCGGGCGACCGAAGCCCACGGCCCTGGCGCCAGTGGACGTGAGCCAGGTGGTCGAGACGTGCGTGAAGCTGGTTCGTGCCGGGCCGGAGCTGTCTCAGGTGAAGGTGGACTTCGCGCTCGAGCCGGGACTCCTGGCGCGAGCGGACGCCGGCTCCCTCTCCCAGATCGTGATCAACCTGTTGCTGAACGCCGCCCAGGCCATGGGAGGGCAGGGTGGGGTGCGTGTCTCCACCCGGCGCGAGAGTGGTGAGGTGCGGTTGGAGGTGGAGGACACCGGCCCAGGCATTCCCTCAGAGGTGATGCCGCGCATCTTCGAGCCCTTCTTCACCACCAAGGAAGGGAAGGGCACGGGGCTGGGCCTCGCGGTGTCGCTGCACCTGGCGCAGAGCATGGGCGGCCGGCTCACCGCCGACAACGTCCCCGGGGGCGGTGCGCGCTTCAGTCTGCGCCTGTCCGCCATGTGA